In the Telopea speciosissima isolate NSW1024214 ecotype Mountain lineage chromosome 6, Tspe_v1, whole genome shotgun sequence genome, CGATCAAAATCGATCTTGATCCGTCAAAAACactcaaaaattgattttttttatggatcggctCCTGTATCGATCAGGATTGTTAGATGTGATATCATATTGGGCCAGCCAATATTCATCAGATCGGATCGAACAGGTATCGATATATATCGatcaaaataatatataaaagaaatttaGGCTTACCTCCATGaaaaaattacatccacctTTTAGGGTAGGgtgtaattttttcaaactatAGAGGGTTGAAGTGACGTTGACATTTGACATGataaatataatattttatttacaACAAGATATAAATATAAGATATTATGATAAACATTGAAGTGTAACGTTGACATgataaaatataaaacaataatataatataagtcATTTTATGCCTAGTCTTAAGATGACTACTGAGGCATTGGCCAGTGACCAGGAATTGGAATTTCAAAACTTAACATTATTGTTATATATATAGTAATATTGATGAAGTtctcggatcggatcggatcggccgatccaaaCGAGAATCTCGATCCAGGTACCGTTTCAATAAAATGTCAAGGGATCGATCTAATCTCAGGATTGGCATCAGTCGATACCGATTCAATCTGAGATTATGAACCATGAAGGGATCACATTCTATTGTATTGACCATTAGATTTGACCAGCCTAATATGTAATAAGTTAAAAGGCTTGATTTAATGTGTCCATCGGTTCTAGAGCTTTTAACGTATTGATCAAATACTTAACAAGTACCTAACAATACACAAAAAGAATGAGAATAGATGGAATACATTCAATCAAATCTTTTAACTTAACATTCATACACTAGATCTAGCCCCATTAAACACTTGACTACACATATACGGTCACCTCATCTCATATTGACATGGTTCTCCTTCAACTGTGACGGGAGCTGGAGGAGGATAAAAAACAAGGACTTTTATCTACTTCATTTCCTGAGCATGTTTATTTCCCCAAGTTCCACTAATAGAAGGGGGCATAAATGACCACCCCATCCCTATCCAAACACACTATCCAGATGTGATTCACCTGTTCTATTAGagaaacttgaaaaaatagaacggacgaaaatggaagagaaaaaaataaataaaacacaaggtggtttggtcatttcactgatatataatattttattttataatgttTGTCTCATCTTGTCAAATTAATGAACAAAGCAATTCGGATCTCGGTCCCTCCTGGTTCTGTGTTACTGTACATATTGTACGTACACGTACCTTTGACGCTACCATCACCATAGATTTGGAATCGATCCAACGGCGGAAGCACCTCGGAGGGGTGAGTATTGTCGTGGTACGGCCAAGCAGCGACGGAGTTGCAGCAGATATAGGTGTAAGGAACTAGTCCTTCCTCGATCGCCCTTCGGACCATGCGCTTCTCTTTATACATGCTCAGCCCTGGCTCCACTGGATCTGCCCTGTCTATGTCATGCCCAAATTCCGAGGGAAGAAACCTCTGCAAAACCCCAATCGTATGCACATTAAATGTTTGTCATTTTTCCCAAGACAAaagatgatatatatatatcacagaTAAATGACCATAATAGTTTAGCAGAAACTTGACACCTTAACAGTGCCGACGGCTTTGATGGCGTCGATGAGGCTGAGCTGATCTAATATGCTACCTCCACCTACGGCTGATATCACCACCTCTATCTTGTGCTCCTTCAGTAGCTTCTCCATGAATTCTTTGTCCTTGATCGAACCCTTAATTTTGGAAGGAAAATACAAACGTTAACACATGATGATCACAGAGGAAGAgagcgagcgagagagagagagaaagagagagagtacctgttGGATGATGGCACCTTTGTCTTGGAGGGCTTTAATGGTTTGGGACTTAGAGGGGGTTGTCTTAGCGGACCGGACCAGTACATAGGTAGGTCGGCCGGTTTCCAAACAAGCTTCCGCAACAAACCGGCCGATGAAACCGGTAGCACCCACGATGAGAGTTCTGCTCTCCGCGGAAAGAGGTTGAGCAGCTGCAGCGATAGTCATCTTTATAATGCTAAGCCcttgatttctctctttctcctctttttctcttctgaGAAACAGTAAGGACAGGAGGAAGAGAGTGTAGGGAAAGCAAAGATACCGAATAAGAATAAAGCTATGGAATGGAGATTAAAGTTTCGACTGTGGAAAGGTTGACATGGGAGTGGACGAAATGGATCACCGAAATCCTTAAATAAAGATAGAAAGGTGACAGAAGTCAAGAGACAGATGCTTACGTAACTGTAAGTTTCAGCTAATTAGCTAACCCCCGAACCGAACGGTCTTCTCTCCCTGCACAGAGTCTTCTAGCCTGGCCCATTGCCCTATTGATATTCTGTTAATTCCCATTCTGTTTTAGCACTGGACCGGTAGGTGGAGGGGTTGGATTTAATTCCCACGATATGATTCACATTTGGACCCTTTTTTCTTGGGGAAAATTTGTCAGTCTCCAAAATTTAGTCTTTATTTACCTAAAAGGTTTGTTGTTTGTATGCAAGAAGTTCTAAATTATACTTATCATGTTACCTTTAATAGAATGATGTGACATTATGATGAAAGATCTAATGATGTAATTTTACAATATAGTCCAATCTAGGGTGTAAGTTTGTCTTTTTGAATCTGAGCCTTCCCTGAGCATGAACatggtttgggttgggttattcAGTCCGTAGGGTGAGCTTGGACTGGGATTTTTAATCCCAAGGTCGGATCGGGCCTGGGTCTAGATCAGGTAGGGCGGGACGTAGCGGCATAGCCGGCTCCATCCCTGATTTTATATAACTGTACATTAAGTATTACAATTACAGTGAAAGCTTTAAAcatttagattta is a window encoding:
- the LOC122663687 gene encoding leucoanthocyanidin reductase-like codes for the protein MTIAAAAQPLSAESRTLIVGATGFIGRFVAEACLETGRPTYVLVRSAKTTPSKSQTIKALQDKGAIIQQGSIKDKEFMEKLLKEHKIEVVISAVGGGSILDQLSLIDAIKAVGTVKRFLPSEFGHDIDRADPVEPGLSMYKEKRMVRRAIEEGLVPYTYICCNSVAAWPYHDNTHPSEVLPPLDRFQIYGDGSVKAYFVAGTDIGKFTMQAVDDDRTLNRSVHFRPACNFLNVNELASLWEKKLGRTLPRETVTEDNLLAAAAENIIPRSVVAALTHDIFIKGCQINFSIDGIKDLDTSSLYPDIPFRSMADCFDDFAARAAQRSQQPQKSPCQCQNSLLDGNTIEGIGDYAVKHSIEGMVDYAAKHSILFNYQAIES